One window of Halodesulfovibrio sp. MK-HDV genomic DNA carries:
- a CDS encoding proline/glycine betaine ABC transporter permease, translating to MTTLAMVIASVLFCAIIGVPLGVLAGRNALFESALRPVLDAMQTTPAFVYLVPIVMLFSIGNTAGVIATIIFAVPPIIRLTCLGIRQVHPELVEAAQAFGASEFQVLTQVQLPLALPTILAGLNQTIMMALSMVVIAALIGAGGLGAPVVLGLNTLDTGQAAVGGLAIVLLAVILDRLTQSIASK from the coding sequence ATGACGACACTAGCGATGGTCATAGCTTCGGTTCTTTTCTGTGCAATTATTGGCGTACCGCTTGGCGTGTTGGCCGGCCGTAACGCTCTTTTTGAATCTGCACTTCGGCCTGTCCTTGATGCAATGCAAACAACTCCGGCGTTTGTGTATCTAGTACCAATTGTAATGCTGTTTTCAATCGGCAACACTGCGGGTGTTATTGCAACAATTATCTTCGCAGTACCTCCGATTATCAGATTGACATGTTTGGGAATACGTCAGGTTCATCCTGAGTTAGTAGAAGCGGCTCAAGCTTTTGGAGCAAGCGAATTCCAAGTTTTAACGCAAGTGCAGCTTCCGTTGGCCTTACCAACCATTCTAGCAGGATTGAACCAGACCATTATGATGGCACTTTCAATGGTTGTAATCGCTGCGTTGATTGGAGCAGGTGGTCTCGGTGCTCCTGTAGTTCTTGGTTTGAACACCTTGGACACAGGTCAGGCAGCCGTGGGTGGCCTTGCAATTGTTCTACTTGCAGTAATTTTGGATAGATTAACTCAGTCCATAGCTAGCAAATAG
- the proV gene encoding glycine betaine/L-proline ABC transporter ATP-binding protein ProV, which produces MHLQDGKVVVKDLYKIFGTKSNRALPLLEQGVSKEEIYKSTGLSVGVQGASFTIYEGEIFVIMGLSGSGKSTLVRMLNRLIEPNAGSVIVDGKDITAMSHDELVQFRLHNMSMVFQSFALMPHLTVLENTAFGLKLSGVPEEQRNIRAKESLEQVGLSGWENASPSQLSGGMQQRVGLARALAVDPEIMLMDEAFSALDPLIRAEMQDELLNLQQQHQRTIIFISHDLDEAIRIGDRIAIMQDGVVVQVGSAEEILRSPANDYVKSFFKGVDPTGILTTQDIVLNNHPTLIITKGGNIPATQEYLSNSDRDYCYILTPEKKLIGVVSSESLRTAAELGNASSTLTEAYLDDVVNIGLRDVLTDIQPIVAGSPCPVPVLNDDGRFMGVVSKSRFLRILHQPERILHSVEEVCHA; this is translated from the coding sequence ATGCATCTTCAAGATGGAAAAGTGGTTGTTAAAGACTTATATAAGATTTTTGGAACGAAGAGTAATCGGGCGCTGCCTTTACTCGAGCAAGGGGTTTCTAAAGAAGAGATCTACAAAAGCACTGGGCTGAGCGTTGGTGTACAGGGTGCATCATTTACGATTTATGAAGGTGAAATCTTTGTTATCATGGGCCTCTCAGGTTCTGGTAAATCAACATTAGTACGAATGTTGAATAGATTGATCGAACCAAACGCTGGCAGTGTCATCGTCGACGGAAAAGACATTACTGCTATGTCCCACGATGAACTTGTGCAATTTCGACTTCATAATATGAGCATGGTCTTTCAGTCTTTTGCCTTAATGCCTCATCTTACTGTTCTTGAAAATACTGCTTTCGGTCTTAAGCTTTCAGGTGTTCCTGAAGAGCAAAGAAATATTCGCGCAAAAGAATCCCTCGAACAAGTTGGCCTTTCCGGATGGGAGAACGCTTCTCCTTCTCAGCTTAGTGGCGGGATGCAGCAGCGTGTCGGGTTAGCTCGAGCACTTGCGGTTGATCCTGAAATCATGTTGATGGATGAAGCCTTTTCTGCTCTTGATCCGCTCATTAGAGCAGAAATGCAGGATGAGCTTCTAAATTTACAGCAGCAGCATCAGCGAACCATTATCTTTATTTCTCATGATCTTGATGAAGCGATACGAATCGGCGACCGCATTGCAATTATGCAGGATGGCGTTGTCGTTCAAGTTGGTTCAGCAGAAGAAATCTTACGTTCGCCTGCCAATGACTATGTTAAATCGTTCTTTAAGGGTGTTGACCCTACAGGCATTTTAACAACTCAAGATATTGTCTTAAATAACCATCCTACGCTTATAATCACAAAAGGTGGGAATATTCCTGCTACTCAAGAATATCTCAGCAATAGTGACCGCGATTATTGCTATATTTTGACCCCAGAGAAAAAATTGATTGGCGTCGTTTCTTCAGAAAGCTTGCGTACAGCTGCTGAACTGGGGAATGCTTCATCTACTTTGACAGAAGCATATTTAGACGACGTGGTAAACATTGGGCTAAGGGATGTGCTTACGGACATTCAACCAATTGTTGCCGGCAGTCCTTGTCCAGTTCCTGTCTTGAATGATGACGGACGCTTTATGGGTGTTGTATCTAAGAGCCGTTTTTTACGTATCCTGCATCAACCAGAGCGGATTTTACATTCAGTAGAAGAGGTATGTCATGCTTAG
- a CDS encoding LuxR C-terminal-related transcriptional regulator, whose product MQDTLLNLIEPEFEESFQELTDSLEDVVLFCDDQGVVIKNSVGARNFWKIDVTGKPLWSLLNIAAKDINEMLSLYPPGKACRVSLLEQGDCNIWVIPIPKVLAPKGGFVATVSPLTELQETYEGHLQDNIIARKDSFKLFAALFDAAPDPTILADEHFTILSANPKAIKQFGLLGIEDDAVSFFSIIKKSLKQVVLSGIAGLTGGKIWGGELVAINRPNEEIPVLVTIKQVRLSDQLLYQVILKDLSIRTELEENLKDREEELESMDNTLRTVLRTVDEGKQEVREEVLEQVKQYLLPTIDIIAEVSSQDLRRSYSGILKSHLEEFSESSTEVSDELLSLSTRQLEICKLIRVGMKGREISELLNISFETLQSHRKNIRKKLKLSGTKISLTTYLANRVDLDLE is encoded by the coding sequence ATGCAAGATACGTTACTGAACTTGATAGAACCGGAATTCGAAGAGTCTTTTCAAGAACTGACAGATTCATTGGAAGATGTTGTTCTTTTTTGTGATGACCAAGGTGTTGTTATCAAGAACAGCGTTGGTGCTCGTAATTTTTGGAAAATAGATGTGACGGGCAAGCCGTTGTGGTCTCTCTTAAATATTGCAGCTAAAGATATTAATGAAATGTTGTCCCTTTATCCTCCGGGAAAAGCTTGTCGAGTTTCTTTACTTGAACAAGGGGATTGCAACATTTGGGTTATTCCAATTCCGAAGGTGCTTGCTCCGAAAGGTGGCTTTGTTGCGACTGTATCTCCGTTAACGGAGCTACAAGAGACATATGAAGGACATCTGCAAGATAATATTATTGCAAGAAAAGATTCGTTTAAATTGTTTGCAGCGCTCTTTGATGCGGCTCCAGACCCAACAATTCTAGCTGATGAGCATTTTACTATTCTTAGTGCAAACCCGAAAGCTATAAAGCAGTTTGGTCTTTTGGGCATTGAAGATGATGCTGTTTCCTTTTTTTCAATAATAAAAAAATCATTAAAGCAGGTTGTGCTATCTGGAATCGCTGGACTGACGGGTGGAAAAATTTGGGGTGGGGAGCTTGTTGCTATAAATCGCCCAAATGAAGAAATTCCTGTTTTAGTCACAATAAAACAGGTTCGGTTGTCTGATCAGCTTCTATATCAAGTTATTTTGAAAGATCTAAGTATTCGTACAGAATTAGAAGAGAACCTTAAAGATCGTGAAGAAGAGTTGGAGTCAATGGACAATACCTTGCGCACTGTTCTCCGTACCGTTGACGAAGGAAAGCAAGAGGTTCGTGAAGAAGTACTGGAGCAAGTTAAGCAGTATTTATTACCAACAATCGATATCATAGCCGAAGTTTCTTCCCAAGACTTGCGCCGAAGTTATAGCGGAATCCTTAAATCACACCTTGAAGAGTTTTCAGAAAGCAGCACGGAAGTATCGGACGAATTGCTGTCGCTATCAACAAGACAACTCGAGATTTGTAAGCTTATTCGAGTCGGAATGAAGGGGAGAGAAATCTCTGAACTTTTAAATATTTCCTTCGAAACACTGCAAAGTCATCGTAAAAACATTCGTAAGAAGCTGAAATTAAGCGGAACTAAGATTTCTTTGACAACATATTTAGCCAATCGGGTAGACCTTGACTTAGAATAA
- a CDS encoding MFS transporter: MNIRMVGMLSAGHLTNDLNQGAIVALLPFLITQNNLSYTAATGIVFAFTLTSTMVQPLFGYLADRLSYKWIIPAALFLASSGFAMIGFAPSYLALITTVVICGIGSAAFHPEAARYVNFAGGLKKATAMSIFGVGGSLGFALGPLLITTSVLHWGLEGSIVMLIPASLTILLMLTQSSSFESLEKIENVVVAHNESAPKKDNWNAFLKLTLTIIGKSIVFYGLITFIPLYWVKVLHQSETAGAAALTVFSMSGVVGTLLGGKLADRFGHVKIIILGCVCLSPCLPALAWFDNVHIATLLLIPTGAFLLMTYGPTIVSGQKYLPNHIGFSSGMTLGVAFSIGGLVAPLLGSVADHYGIWFVLASISFVPLLIIPIVFTLPATEI, encoded by the coding sequence ATGAATATTCGAATGGTTGGAATGCTGTCTGCGGGGCACTTAACAAACGATCTTAATCAAGGGGCAATCGTTGCGTTGTTGCCATTTTTGATTACGCAAAACAACTTGTCTTATACGGCTGCGACAGGAATTGTGTTTGCTTTCACTCTTACTTCAACAATGGTTCAACCCTTGTTCGGGTATTTAGCAGATCGACTTTCTTACAAATGGATTATTCCCGCAGCGCTTTTTCTGGCAAGTAGTGGGTTTGCAATGATCGGCTTTGCTCCTAGCTATCTCGCTTTAATAACGACTGTTGTTATTTGTGGAATTGGCAGTGCTGCATTTCATCCTGAAGCGGCTCGTTATGTAAATTTTGCGGGTGGATTGAAGAAAGCAACAGCAATGAGTATTTTTGGTGTTGGGGGTAGCCTTGGTTTTGCTCTGGGACCTCTGCTAATTACAACATCTGTTCTTCACTGGGGGCTTGAGGGATCGATAGTAATGTTGATTCCGGCAAGTCTCACTATTCTTTTAATGCTCACGCAATCTTCTTCTTTTGAGTCTTTGGAGAAAATTGAAAATGTCGTTGTCGCACATAACGAATCAGCTCCCAAAAAAGACAACTGGAACGCATTTCTGAAACTTACTCTGACTATCATTGGTAAGTCGATTGTCTTTTATGGATTAATAACTTTTATTCCATTGTATTGGGTCAAGGTTCTTCATCAGTCTGAAACTGCTGGCGCTGCAGCATTAACAGTATTTTCCATGTCAGGAGTCGTTGGGACTTTACTCGGAGGAAAGCTGGCGGATCGTTTTGGTCATGTCAAAATCATCATTTTAGGGTGCGTTTGCCTAAGTCCTTGTTTACCTGCACTAGCATGGTTTGATAATGTTCATATTGCGACTCTTCTTCTTATTCCTACAGGTGCATTTCTGTTAATGACTTATGGGCCGACAATTGTGAGCGGACAAAAATATCTTCCAAACCATATCGGATTTTCATCGGGCATGACGCTAGGAGTTGCTTTTTCCATCGGTGGCCTTGTCGCTCCTCTTTTAGGCTCAGTAGCTGATCATTATGGAATATGGTTCGTTCTGGCATCCATTTCGTTTGTCCCTCTCCTAATTATTCCAATTGTTTTTACATTACCTGCTACGGAGATATGA
- a CDS encoding helix-turn-helix domain-containing protein, with amino-acid sequence MDVILDMIQALDTAPLQLPVPQDERLLKITAHIIQNPACQRRLDEWGHIIGATSRTLTRLFHKETGMSFSQWRQQARLLEALRQLACGESVTSVAMNLGYDSVSAFVAMFRKNLGSTPGQYFNSPPYK; translated from the coding sequence ATGGATGTCATTTTAGATATGATTCAAGCTCTAGACACAGCCCCTTTGCAGCTCCCAGTGCCTCAAGATGAACGTCTTCTTAAGATCACGGCCCATATTATCCAAAATCCAGCATGCCAAAGACGATTGGACGAATGGGGGCATATTATTGGGGCAACAAGCAGAACTTTAACGCGCCTGTTTCATAAAGAAACCGGGATGAGTTTCAGCCAATGGCGACAACAGGCTAGATTGTTAGAAGCCTTACGGCAATTAGCGTGTGGGGAATCAGTAACTTCCGTGGCTATGAACCTTGGATATGATAGCGTGAGTGCGTTCGTAGCGATGTTTCGTAAAAACCTTGGAAGCACTCCGGGGCAGTATTTCAATTCCCCACCATATAAGTGA
- a CDS encoding radical SAM protein: MNVYLIKASAPGPFKEYKKALGSPPQNIFSVAATTPFDIGVKLCDETIDMRPDFRVKADIVAIFFHTPDAFHAYAMAEKYKKKGYTVVLGGLHASFMPEEAAPHCDALLLGEAEGVWEELLRDYQAGVLAKCYQRKNPVDLATLKPYPVNLIPPSRYKHIWSVLVTRGCVHRCDFCVIPPFFGNQFRRRPVENIVAEIKALSTNWVELHSDNLAADREYALELFNALKPLNINWVGEATIKLADDEELLKAAAESGCRELLIGIETPSKDALSGTGKGFVEPESIREKIEVFHSHGVSILSSMIFGFDSHGPEIFKESLEFCKQIGIDSVEAVILIPFPGTKQFAQIEAEGRILSKDWALYDGSNAVFQPKGMTPKQLEEGTEWFWREIERTKRVKNVTSPSLNDRIKYKEYEKIRSKNITTSSDRNKTSLRSSMATHKPKYWLSILGLTLIAIGLLFDWYWVWGVLFTLWALIDIKKPTNLFVRRCPS; encoded by the coding sequence ATGAATGTGTATTTAATAAAAGCATCAGCACCAGGCCCTTTTAAAGAGTATAAAAAGGCTCTTGGGTCACCTCCACAGAATATATTTTCCGTGGCTGCGACTACACCTTTCGATATTGGGGTCAAGCTTTGCGATGAAACAATAGATATGCGCCCAGACTTTAGAGTTAAGGCCGATATAGTGGCTATTTTTTTTCATACGCCTGATGCTTTTCATGCATATGCAATGGCAGAAAAGTACAAGAAGAAGGGATACACCGTAGTACTTGGAGGCCTACATGCTTCCTTTATGCCTGAAGAAGCAGCACCACATTGTGATGCATTATTGCTTGGGGAAGCAGAAGGGGTGTGGGAAGAACTACTCAGAGATTATCAAGCAGGTGTTTTAGCTAAATGTTACCAACGAAAAAACCCTGTTGATTTGGCAACACTCAAGCCGTATCCAGTGAATTTGATACCTCCATCACGGTACAAACACATATGGTCTGTTCTTGTTACCAGAGGGTGTGTACATAGGTGTGATTTTTGTGTGATTCCACCGTTTTTCGGCAATCAATTCAGGCGACGTCCCGTTGAGAATATCGTTGCAGAAATTAAAGCATTATCTACAAATTGGGTTGAACTTCATTCGGATAATCTGGCAGCAGATAGAGAGTATGCACTGGAATTATTTAATGCACTTAAGCCTCTCAATATTAACTGGGTAGGAGAAGCCACAATTAAGCTCGCAGACGATGAAGAGCTTCTGAAGGCAGCCGCTGAAAGTGGTTGTCGAGAATTATTAATCGGTATCGAAACACCTTCAAAAGATGCCCTGAGTGGCACAGGCAAAGGTTTTGTAGAACCAGAATCCATCCGAGAAAAAATAGAAGTATTCCATAGTCACGGTGTATCTATTCTATCTTCTATGATTTTTGGGTTTGACTCTCATGGACCAGAAATTTTTAAAGAGAGTTTGGAATTTTGCAAACAGATAGGTATCGACAGTGTTGAAGCAGTTATCCTCATTCCATTCCCCGGAACAAAGCAATTTGCTCAAATAGAAGCAGAAGGACGTATTCTCAGTAAAGATTGGGCGCTTTATGATGGTAGCAATGCTGTTTTTCAACCTAAGGGGATGACTCCAAAACAACTTGAAGAGGGTACCGAGTGGTTCTGGAGAGAGATTGAACGTACAAAAAGGGTAAAGAATGTCACTTCACCATCGTTAAATGACAGGATAAAGTATAAAGAATATGAAAAAATTCGTTCAAAAAACATCACTACCTCGAGTGATAGGAATAAAACATCACTGAGGAGTTCTATGGCTACACACAAGCCTAAATATTGGCTTTCAATTCTAGGGCTAACTTTAATCGCAATCGGGCTGCTTTTTGATTGGTATTGGGTGTGGGGGGTGCTTTTCACGCTATGGGCACTCATAGACATAAAAAAACCGACAAACTTATTTGTTAGAAGATGTCCCTCGTGA
- a CDS encoding TetR/AcrR family transcriptional regulator, translating into MGTSKNSEITCLKIIEAAGQLFAEKGFKAVTVREIVSAADTHLSALNYHFKNKEALYVGVLEDACRSVATTKEDQQALLKLPSTQALFAYVQGCVEGYVTQDGQEWRVALVSRNTVAPEAISNDIIQRYFHSELHFLSKIIARILEKPEDHPQTHFSALSLFGLMDAFGFYGVHTKGLSPTIVSNMQDSTWLAEHIVSLFVSGATSLKM; encoded by the coding sequence GTGGGGACTTCAAAAAATTCGGAAATTACGTGCCTCAAAATAATCGAGGCAGCAGGGCAACTCTTTGCAGAAAAAGGCTTTAAAGCAGTAACTGTGCGCGAAATTGTAAGTGCAGCCGATACCCATTTAAGCGCGTTAAACTACCATTTTAAAAACAAAGAAGCATTATATGTGGGGGTGCTTGAAGATGCATGTCGAAGTGTAGCAACAACTAAAGAAGATCAACAGGCTTTACTCAAGCTGCCTTCTACTCAAGCATTATTCGCATATGTTCAAGGCTGTGTGGAAGGATATGTCACACAAGACGGACAAGAATGGCGAGTGGCTCTAGTTTCTCGAAATACAGTCGCCCCAGAAGCAATATCCAACGATATTATTCAGCGATATTTCCATTCTGAACTGCATTTTTTATCTAAAATTATAGCTCGGATTCTCGAGAAACCAGAAGACCACCCACAAACGCATTTCTCTGCACTTTCACTCTTTGGATTAATGGATGCCTTTGGATTCTATGGTGTGCATACTAAGGGACTTTCACCTACGATTGTGTCGAATATGCAGGATAGTACTTGGTTAGCAGAACATATTGTGTCGTTATTTGTATCGGGAGCAACTTCGCTTAAAATGTAG
- a CDS encoding carbohydrate-binding protein: MKNILLILCSVALLATSVVSSLAAFPSKIFAPYVDVCSWPTFSISDYQKKTSQNYTTLAFVVSDTSGKPSWGGYYPVADKFYLEEVEAVRRAGGDVIVSFGGASGTELALKHGNVAELQAAYQSVIDMYKLTWVDFDIEGAAVADRASIDRRNKAIVGLQAANPELKVAYCLPVLPQGLTGQGLFIIQNAKQNGVRVDLVNIMAMDYGDYPAPSPEGKMGKYAIDAATNTHRQMVELGVDTQIGITPMIGQNDVTSERFYLKDAQQLYEWAVAPEQLSWVGMLSMWSTGRDNGGCPGSLSATCSGVDQKKSAFTEVFQKYVKDDLGNSFPTVTISFPANKSVFTAGADVSVQATASDNDGSVGVVEFFLDGISQGVGASLPFNITIADVKTGTYQLSASATDDAGAVGNSASVTIFVGNVCTGDAWQSSKVYTTGNQVSFEGHQWKAQWWTQSNEPGTGGAWGVWKDLGACGGNTSVTPPASTGDESPVDPPSGGQTGGSQAECTVAVWQVNKVYVAGNQASSNGHLWKAQWWTKNTEPGSDGQWGAWQDLGICNE, encoded by the coding sequence ATGAAAAATATACTCTTAATCCTTTGCTCTGTGGCATTGCTTGCAACATCTGTCGTCTCTTCTTTGGCGGCTTTTCCTTCCAAAATATTTGCTCCGTACGTTGATGTATGCAGCTGGCCTACCTTCTCTATTTCTGATTACCAAAAAAAGACTTCTCAGAACTATACAACACTTGCCTTTGTCGTCAGTGACACATCAGGAAAACCCTCTTGGGGCGGATATTATCCGGTGGCTGATAAATTCTATTTAGAAGAGGTTGAAGCCGTTAGAAGAGCTGGCGGTGATGTGATTGTCTCCTTTGGCGGCGCAAGCGGTACAGAGTTGGCCTTGAAACATGGTAATGTTGCAGAACTTCAGGCCGCGTATCAATCTGTGATAGACATGTACAAGCTAACATGGGTTGACTTTGATATTGAAGGAGCGGCTGTAGCTGACCGCGCTTCCATTGATCGTCGAAACAAAGCTATTGTAGGTCTTCAAGCTGCCAACCCTGAGCTTAAGGTGGCGTATTGCCTGCCGGTTTTGCCTCAAGGACTCACGGGGCAGGGGCTTTTTATTATTCAAAATGCCAAGCAAAACGGGGTTCGCGTAGATCTGGTAAATATCATGGCTATGGACTACGGCGATTATCCGGCACCTAGCCCTGAAGGTAAGATGGGGAAATACGCCATTGATGCAGCCACCAATACACATCGTCAGATGGTTGAACTTGGTGTGGACACCCAAATTGGTATCACACCAATGATTGGTCAAAATGACGTCACTTCAGAACGATTTTATTTGAAAGATGCTCAGCAGCTTTACGAATGGGCTGTAGCACCTGAACAGTTGTCTTGGGTGGGGATGCTATCGATGTGGTCTACAGGTCGTGATAATGGCGGCTGCCCGGGATCTCTTTCCGCAACCTGTAGTGGAGTGGATCAAAAAAAATCTGCGTTCACTGAGGTTTTTCAAAAATACGTGAAGGACGACTTAGGAAACAGTTTTCCTACAGTAACCATCTCGTTTCCGGCTAATAAATCGGTATTTACAGCAGGAGCCGATGTAAGCGTCCAAGCTACGGCTAGTGACAATGATGGCTCCGTTGGCGTGGTTGAATTTTTTCTGGATGGCATTTCTCAGGGTGTCGGCGCTTCATTACCTTTTAATATAACAATAGCTGATGTAAAAACAGGGACGTATCAACTTTCGGCGTCAGCCACTGATGATGCAGGAGCTGTTGGCAATTCGGCTTCGGTAACTATTTTTGTTGGTAATGTGTGCACTGGTGATGCTTGGCAATCCAGCAAGGTGTATACCACAGGCAACCAAGTCTCTTTCGAAGGACACCAATGGAAAGCTCAGTGGTGGACTCAGAGTAACGAACCTGGCACCGGCGGTGCTTGGGGAGTTTGGAAAGACCTTGGGGCATGCGGTGGCAATACATCCGTGACTCCGCCAGCTTCTACTGGTGATGAAAGTCCTGTTGATCCGCCTTCAGGAGGGCAGACTGGTGGGAGCCAAGCTGAGTGTACCGTTGCGGTTTGGCAGGTTAACAAAGTCTATGTGGCGGGTAATCAGGCATCTTCCAACGGACATCTTTGGAAAGCCCAGTGGTGGACAAAAAACACCGAACCTGGCTCAGATGGACAATGGGGTGCTTGGCAGGATTTAGGTATTTGTAACGAGTAA